The Solanum lycopersicum chromosome 2, SLM_r2.1 DNA window AATAAAGGGAGAATATTAATTAATAGGTTCATTTTTTGTCCATACTTTCATATTATTAACTGATGAAAATTGTGATTATGTGGGAAATTTGAGAAGTACAAATCTGAGATTTTCAAAAGGCATTATTTACAGATGCAGAGCAAGTTGACATGTAGAAAAGGACCAACATACTAAGCTAGCGTTTGAccatataaatttctaaatatttttgtcaaatattaTTTGGCTGAAATCTCATCATGTGTTTCGCCATAGTATTTGAGTGAAAGAATCAGGGGCGGAGCTAGAAGGCTGGATATGGATTTTGGCCTAATCCAGTTACTTTTGttcaaatagtaataatattaggaagcttatttaatatttacaaatatTAAGTTTTGAAACTCAAAATCATCATTATAAAATTCAGAACTCATAAAGTTAAAATTGTCGTGGTATACCTGTCGTCCACGCAAGAAGCAACAATAAACTGCTACAATTGACCTGAACAAAGAACACATCAGAGGCTGGTTTGAAGCAATTAACTCGATATATATTTTCATCGATACAGTCAAATCTCGCGATAACAGTCACTAATTATAAATGGCTCCTGAACtgatttttcatgttatataCTTTTCTACAACTATATTCTATCTATAACAGCAATGTCATTCATATTGTACACTATTTGTAAAAAATCAGGTGTCTTTTCGTagagttgatatttttttttatatgtttttttttccgaTTCAATATTATATTCCTTTCAGTTTGTTTTTATTACCTTTTccttttagtttatttaaaaaatgtataatcatttttttttgataatttattaattttaatttttcacctaATATGTTTAAGATCATaggattaaaatatattttgatactTTATATGTATAAGATtataagtaatatattttttttaaacacttTTCAATTTCATGTCAAGTCAAAAAtcagacaaataaattaaaacggatTAAACGATACATATGCATAACTGTCTAAAGCTGGTGAACTAATTGGATTGGTGCATTTTCTTAAGAAACATCATCAATATGCATGCATTATACATTCAAGTACAAAGCAAGTATTTATtctgatgtttatgctttttaTCTCACTCTATTGTTTCCTAAAATACAACAATAGCCTaagagattttatttttttattttttttaaaaaaaaaagaaaacatagagACATTTCATCTTTTTAATCGATTATAGGTCAGTCAGgcatataataattataaataaccAGAATGAAAAGTGAAAATGAGTTGGAAAAAGAAGAACACAAATAATACATAGTATCAAATGGACAATTACATTTCACATAATAAATTAACCAAACATGTTGGGTATATTCATAATCAAACTAAAGAGATATGGAGATGTCTAGTTAAGAAAATGACATTAGTTTCAAGTGTCAATTTCACTAGGCCATGTACTTGTCTTATATTTTGGATGAACCCCTTATTGTTTGTTTCTCGCTTGGTGTTTGGTATCCAGATTGAAGTTTGATCATATTCAAATTAGCACCGAGAAGTCCAAAACATTGAAGGTAAAACACTCTCTAACAAAAGTAATGCTGTTTTCGGGGGATTCAAATCGAGACCGctgattataaataataaaaaaataccatCACGCCATAACCCTTGTCGGTTGGATTGTCTCAACTTGATACGATTAGTCTTTATTTGTTTGTACTCTATGTTTTTGCTTACCAACTACTTGATATTTGACAGTTTTTTTAGTAGCTATTCGaatttttaaaagagaaaacGTGTTAATTGAAGGAGAAAAAGGATAAAGaatgtaaattattattaagttaCGTTTATAACAAGTTAAATTTGTAAATTTCAGTAGGTGTTTTGACCACAAAAATTAAACCTATTTTGTTAATATGCAAAGTCGATATATTTCAGTAACATAATAAATCGACtcaattaatgaaatataaagagaaagaaaaaaaaatctataataatcCTACTCCAAACGACATCTATTATTAAATTCGATTAATAAAGAATAACTAGAatacaaaacaacataaaagaTGATTGACtgaaaaaacaataatcaaatattcattttaaaattataaaatattattaattttttcaacaacaacaaaaaaaagaaactcaATAGCTATCACATCATTAAAtagataacaaaaataaaataaaattgagtaaCCTTAACCAGTTATATTTAGCTATGAATAttaatttgagttattttttattttttttgagtaatTTAGACTAAAAacgttattttttttgttattaagaTTTCAGAAATTCTGAAATAGAAATTCTGAAATAGAACtccaagtaattgaattttgaaattttatgatgaaaaatattttttaaatgaatttaattctcaaaaagtATGTCTTGATATATAGTGTAAAATTTACTCTCGATCCTCGTAGATTATGATTCAATATATTTTACGTATAAGAGTGACGAAAATAATAActatacttttaaataaattgaccTCAACTAATGAGAATGCATTGTGCATTAACAAgttgaaaaaacaaaacatCAAAAAGTCTTTTTGCAAATCATTTTCTTCTCATCAAATTATCAAAaacacaatatttatttattagctCAAACGTTTTGTATGTACAAATGCAATGAACCAGCAAGAATGATAAGAATAAATGAAAAGGATGTGctgattattaattaatttaattaatagtagtagcatttattattatttattattattatttggtcAACAAGAGTGGGCGATACGGGCCCGTTAATGAGAAAAACAGCCATgtgatccaaaaaaaaatacaaggtaTCCGAGgctcaaatttaattaaagaaaaatatatattagtatttatttgaatttcaaatttagaaaaaataaaaataaaattatcaacttATATTTGGATATAAACATCTGAAAATGACTTTATACTATATTACGGATTTTTTAATTGGCTCTTCAACTTACATAAAAAGTAGGGATCACTTATAATGATTTGCAAACAAATTTGTTCAACTTGACTTCACATAATAACATGAGAAACTTGAGcacttaaaaaaatcatttaaagagATGACGATTTAATTTGACAACTTTATCTTTTAATCTATTCTTATTCcactcaaaaaaattaaattaaatttgaatttattttagtatacaACTTTTTAGATAAAAGATTAATATTACTCAGTTCGTATcaatttgtttatttcattGCATGAGGCTTGCGTAATATagtttacttcttttttttacagTTTGCAAACTATTGCACACTGAACAGGCTATCACGTAGTATTCGCCATAAAATACTCAcgtaaaaaacaaaaatcatgaattgtcccattttttttttttaaaaaaaaaacatctctTTACAACAATCACATAAATATCATAAagttattatttcaaaaaagtcttctttttcttctttattttgtgaGAAAATTAAAAGGCCTTTTGAAGGGTTCTAGCACGAATGGGTTTGGGCCGCAATGGCATCCCAACAGAAAATAATGACATTATACAGGGGTAAAACCGGAAACTAAAATACTCACATTGGCGGTAAAGAGAGCCGTTGCCCTTTTCGTCACCAAAAACTGGCGccaaaaatctaaatttttttagttgCCCATTGCCCGAAATTTCACGGGCAGCCCCTTTTTTTTCTGTCCCCCTCCAAAAAAAGGAGAATTTTTTTtcgtatatatatttaatatatactttatgaatctcatattatattttttcctcttAATAATTATTGCTTCAAAGTTCAATCTCCTCtcttaaacttttatttttcctcttcATTTTAGCGCCTTTTTCCCCAATTTCTTTCATTCAAAGTTTTCGCAAAAAAATTCACCCTTTTCACTCGTTCAGTTACTTTGATatactctgtttttttttttctgtctgCTTTTGCTTGGACAAATTTTGAATATCTATtcaataaaagattattttttgtgAATTGGGGTTTTGTTTAAAAGATGGGATTATCGAAAAAAAATCAAGTAGAAgtgaacaaagaagaaaataagaaatgggTAATTGCTGGAATTGCGATTCTTGCTCCTTTGAGATCAATTTCTACGAAGCCAAAAGGAGATAGCactgaagatgaagaagaattttCAACAACTCCGACGGCGAGAGGTTCAAGGATACCGGAAAGACTTCCATGTCCACCGGCGCCGATGAAACGCCGGCCAAAGTCCACGTGTCATTATAATAGTGGTAGGGAGTTTTTTAATCCACCGGACCTTGAATCTGTATTTATACGCCATGTGGAGAGAGCTAATTGAGCTAATATGTGTAAAAGGGCAAAATGGGAACAAAAAAAAGTTGCTCTTTTGCTTCTGTTCTGTTTCTTtcttctagttttttttttttttttggagttttaGTAGTAAGTTTTATTAGGTTAGTTTATTAGGTTTAAGTTGATGTGATAATGTAATATACAAGTTTAATTTAGTttgtagtttttttatttttcaccaatGAGAATATGAAAAATCTCATTTTGCAAGTTTCTATGTGTGAATTGGTTCAAAATATGCTTCTCAATTTGCACAGCTTTTGCCTATCTGTTTTCCTTTTTCCTAATATGTAAAACAAGTCAAAAGAATTTTTCTCAATTTGCAAGACTTTTGACGTGtactatttttgttttgatatgtaagctggttttaaaaaaatatatcccAATTTGCAagtctttttactttttttcctaGTTTCTGGATATAGATATAGaagtattttcttaaaaaggCGAGTCTCTCTGTCGGGAAGTCTCATATTAAGATAAAGATAAACGCTCTCTTCCTTCTAAAAGAGTTCAAAGTGCTACTTAAACAATGATCTCATTCAGAGAGATTCAAATTCGAAATCTTTGATTAAAAATGAAGGATACTCCATTataatctttatttcttcatgtACGATAATATTTCGTGTAAATTCCACAAATAGAAATTCAAAAGAGTGACATACATGTAAATTTTACctttatttagttaattgtaAATGTAGAGATTATTTCTTACAAACATTTAGCTCAAATAACTTGTACTGTaatcacataaataaaatttgaaaaaaaaaatattgtgtataAACTTTACCATCTTATTAATGGTGAAGATTGAGATTATTTTGCTAGATCTTCGACTCAAATAAACCGAATCAAATTTGGATGCTTAgtaatattcttatttttttacctACTTCAATTTTGCAATTCTGTTTTTCAAACCTAATCAAGCAGATGCACGTGtatggaaggaaaaaaaaacaaacaaaagtaGCCAAATACatgtaaattaattaactaaaggtaaaatatttttttcatggctGCAAACCACTGCACAGATGCTGTCTTCACTAACAAATTCACTGACCAATCCCAAAAATTAAATCATCTCTTTTTCTCCAATGAAGTTGCACTTTTTCAGCAcataccaaaaatatttttataattataaaaacatgttattggctatattatataataaaagttttagttttttatcGTAAACAGTCTTTCTATTTAGTAGGTttgcatttattttatcttttctcAATAGTGCCGTATCTAGAGTTTCAATTAAATGTGTGTATAATAACGAAAAAATGTatcttaaatataaatttgattgattttgaCTTTTAGATTCTTAATATGAAtcataaaagtttaaaaaaaaattataggttcaaaatatatagtactgctacttttaaattttaatataagcatttgatttaattatataaataatttatagtgctaattttttttagaaatttttaatGTACCAcagttgaaaattttgaaagattaaaGGAAGAAACAAAAGCAAAATTAGTTGAAACGTCAAAAATGTAACTGGTAATCACTTGGAGAGATGTTACTCAAAAAGACAGGTGCACTCAAACATCGTTGTATTGATATCAGGGGAGGCTCAGCATAACTCGAGGCCTAAAGCAAAATTTTTATTAGAGgcctaaaatcaaaataaactttatctgtatttatttatttttctaaatttctaGATGTAAATTACAACTTAATATCTTtgtataaatgttttttttaaatacttttattaatgagacaattattatattgaatatattaacataattttataagtaataaGTCAATAAACTTTAAAGATAAGAGCTAGAATCATAGAGTCCCAATTCAAAAAGTTGATAACTTGGTATACCTactttaatatgaaaatttacaaagaaattaaaaaaaaattgtaatgcaCTTTGTTCAACACTTTTCAACTACTGATTCATATTTTTGAGAGTATACTACTCTAACTATCaaagatttaaagaaaaaaaaatgcaaaaggagttaaaaaagaataattaatatgaGAGTTGTTAGcaaagaaaatgtaaaaatcCAATATAGTACTTCCTTGACTTCTTCTATTTTAATGagattaaaatacataattttttctctgattaatatattatactttAAACATGGGTTCACATatctatatttaaatattttttaaaaaatataacacgATTATATATGATTTAGAAAGGGGAGTATGGGTTCACGTGAATCCACTACACCCCCTCTAGATACGCCTCTGTTCCTTATATCTTActttattgattatattgacTATGTTGTTACGTTGTTTGTATTTCTTAACTTTAAACTTTTCAACTAATCTTGAATTGTAAGGAGTTATTTAACTGTTATATTCTAAAGGGGATAAGTCAAAAATTATActatcaaatcaacataaatgataataaattaacttattaaattaagatgatGCTATATAAACTGAGACGGAGaatctcttttttctctctttggGAAAGGATATtgtaaaaagggaaaaaaagagtATTGCTTTCCTTGGCACCCAAGTACTTTTTTGTATCATTTCAATGTAGTCTTTGTATGTGTCCCactttttaatatgtttatatgtccCTACAACACCTGAAATACATATTGGCAAATCCAACTTCTCCTCGTTAAAATACCTCAATCGTAATTAAAAGACAAACACATGCATAATGGAGAAGAGAATCCTATGTGGGgtaactataaaataaaaaatgttactCATTG harbors:
- the LOC101257136 gene encoding Cyclin-dependent protein kinase inhibitor SMR6-like; the encoded protein is MGLSKKNQVEVNKEENKKWVIAGIAILAPLRSISTKPKGDSTEDEEEFSTTPTARGSRIPERLPCPPAPMKRRPKSTCHYNSGREFFNPPDLESVFIRHVERAN